TTAGCTGTGAGAGCGAATGGGAAAAACAGGTTGTAATCAGCTTTTTGTTTACCTGATAGTGATGGATGTGTGGCTTCACCTGTATATGTTTTATAGACGATATTTGGATTGAGTGAAGTCTTTTTGTTCAATTTTGATGCGCCTTCACGTGTTAAATCATAGAATCCGTTATCTTCTGTGCGCCACAATTGGTCATTATTTGCAACGCGATCAAAGTAATCATCCAATGACTCGCCTTCTTTACGCTGTAGACCCCATTGATTTAAGCCAAAGTCCACGCGTGCTTTATTTTTAGCAAGGACTTGTGCGACATCGAAAACGACTTGACGTACAATCGGCTCATTACCGAGTTGATCTGACGCGTGTGTCCCATTATGTGGTGTGCCGAGTGTTGTAATAGAAGACACCATGTTGTCGTTATTACCAGTGAACAGTGGAGAAATGTCGCCACCGTGTTCTTTTTGGTAGGCAATTTCTTCAGGATTTCCATTGCGTAACAGTTCTTCTAATTGGCGAATCGTTTGTCCACCCATGCTGTGACCGACGAGATGAACTTTTTGACCTGGCTTCCAATCTTTGTAAACACCTTCATATGTTTTACCATAACGTGAATGGCCGTATTTTGCGGCGTGTGCTGCACCGTAATCCACAGTACCGCCTTTAATGTAGTAATAAAGTTCTACTGCACGGTCATAGTTACTACCGAATGCACTAATGCTTGCTTCATATGTGTTATAACCGTTTTCTTCCAAGTCTTGTCTAATGTTCAGTTTCTCTCCGCCCCAATAGTGAGATAAGACAGAAGGATTTAAATTGTCTGTAAAGCCATTAAAACCGTGTACTAAAATGATAGGATCGCCATTTTTATAGAAGCCTTGTTTCGCTTTTTTATCTGCTTGTGACTTCACTTGCTCAGCTTGACGTTGTTGATTTTGTGGTTGTGTCGTCGCTACATTGGCTGTCGTTAATGTTTTCACATCATCTTTTGTAGGTTTTGGTGCTTTTGTATTCACGAGCGCATTTTTGTCCACGCTTTTCGTTGTCACTGTTTGAGGCGCGACTTGTGCGTTGAATGTTTTTGTGTTATTGTCAGATTGTTCTGTCAATTTGTGACGTTGATATGTTTCGTCAGCAGATAAATCCATTGTGGTAGGTACATGATTTTCGCCAGATGTTAACTGTTGCTTCTGTGACTGAGTGGATTCGTTTCTAGATACAGTCTCTTCTGTTTGTTGTGCACTGTTTTCACTATTTTGAACTGTATTTAGCGCGTCTTTTTGTGCGTCATTATCCGCTTGTGCATCGGAATCAGCAATTGTGTCTGCTTTTGATGGTGATTGTTCCGAAGCTTCTTTCAAATCAGCAGTTTCATTAGGTGCTTCTGCTACTGATTTGGATGATGGTGCTTGATCTGTTTCAGAAACCGTGTCATCTTGCAATTTGTTGTTATGTAAGTCTTTTGTTTCAGTTGATGGTGCATCAGAAGGTGTTACTGAAGCTGACGGTACGGATGTGTCTTTTGTTGTTTTCTCGGGTGTTGGTGTCGCTGCTTCTGTAGCTTGAGGAGAAGCGGGTGTATCTTCTTGCGTGCGATTTGTTTCAGCAGTCGCTTTTGCTTGCGTAGCATCTTTGGTCACGGGCGCTTCTTGATTGGTCGCTTGTTCAGTCGACTTTTGTTCTGATGAAGCGGTCGTTGATTCTGTATCAGCTAAAGCAGGTGCGTGAGATAAACCTATGAAAAATAAAGATGCGATAACGACTGATGAGGCACCGCTTTTAAATTTACGAATACTAAAAAGTTGTTTTTGATCTTTCATTTTTCCACCTCTTTGTTTATTAAATTAAATGGATATTGATCAAACAAAAATGTTAATCAGTAGACGTGGTAAGAAACCGAATATTTTAGCTAAAATAGCAGACATTAGTTTTCCCCCTTTATTTTGAAAACCAAGAAATATAATTTGCAAAGGCTTTCATTAATTTAGTGAAAGGATACAATAATTTTAAAAAATTGTCAAAACGATTAATTCAAAAATTGATTTTTTATTTTTTTGCTTTAAATGCACTGAGATGTGAATTTGAAGGGAAATGAGGCGTTAATTTTGATGTTCGATATGAAGCCTAAAATTTTTTGAAGCAAAACAAGGGAGAGGGGCTAGGACATGATGGAATATCCCCAGCCTCAATCCATGCATAGGTATTTGACTGATCAAAATTTGAAAATATTTCTTAATAACTTAAAAATTGAAAGTAAAAGTTCTAAAGGTGTACCTGCCATCTACACCACCTCCTTATATTGTTGTTTCTTCTGACTTAACGAGATCTTCAGCAATACCATGCCAAAAATCTTTTAATTCATCTTGTGAGCGCGATGTGTCATTTTTATCTAGGCCGATAAAGTCTAAATGGTCCCAACCTTCTTGTACAGGCATGACTTGCCAAACCCCTTTTTGTATTTCATCTGACGCGTCCACCCAGTCTTGGTTGTACGGATGTT
Above is a genomic segment from Staphylococcus delphini containing:
- the lip gene encoding YSIRK-targeted triacylglycerol lipase produces the protein MKDQKQLFSIRKFKSGASSVVIASLFFIGLSHAPALADTESTTASSEQKSTEQATNQEAPVTKDATQAKATAETNRTQEDTPASPQATEAATPTPEKTTKDTSVPSASVTPSDAPSTETKDLHNNKLQDDTVSETDQAPSSKSVAEAPNETADLKEASEQSPSKADTIADSDAQADNDAQKDALNTVQNSENSAQQTEETVSRNESTQSQKQQLTSGENHVPTTMDLSADETYQRHKLTEQSDNNTKTFNAQVAPQTVTTKSVDKNALVNTKAPKPTKDDVKTLTTANVATTQPQNQQRQAEQVKSQADKKAKQGFYKNGDPIILVHGFNGFTDNLNPSVLSHYWGGEKLNIRQDLEENGYNTYEASISAFGSNYDRAVELYYYIKGGTVDYGAAHAAKYGHSRYGKTYEGVYKDWKPGQKVHLVGHSMGGQTIRQLEELLRNGNPEEIAYQKEHGGDISPLFTGNNDNMVSSITTLGTPHNGTHASDQLGNEPIVRQVVFDVAQVLAKNKARVDFGLNQWGLQRKEGESLDDYFDRVANNDQLWRTEDNGFYDLTREGASKLNKKTSLNPNIVYKTYTGEATHPSLSGKQKADYNLFFPFALTANVIGKAAEKEWRENDGLVSVVSSQHPYNQAWVDATDEVKKGVWQVMPVQHGWDHVDFVGQDTNDTAHSQDELKDFWHKLAEDLVKSEAQTA